Genomic DNA from bacterium:
CTCCCCAACCGTCAATATCACCGAACTATCGACCGGGGCGACGTGGGGATACGTTCCCGCCGATGGCGTTCAGACATCCGACTCACTGATGGCCGGCCTCCTATACAACATTTCCGCTACGAAAACCGGGTATTTCGGAGACTGGCAGAATTTCAATCTGGTTTCCGGGTGTATATATCCGGTCTGTTATGGAAACAACGTAGAATTGCGGCTCGTCAAAATATCCACGCCCGCCGACACAACGAAAACGACGGCAGCGTTTAAAGTCTATTTCCAAGATACGGCGTATCAAGGTGATCAGCCGGTATCCGGCGCGACCATTACCCTATCGAGTCCGGGCTATACAGACCTGCTCGGCCAGACGAATAGCCTCGGATTTCGCGATTTCACCATAAATAAATCGGTCGAATATTCCTATACAATAACTAAAACTGGATACTATGCCGCGTCTGGCACGTTCAATATCACCGATCCGACGCCGATCCTCGTGCGGATGTATCTCGCACCGCAGGGCACGCCGACCGTAACCACGCTCCCGACGCCTCCCGTAGCAACGACACCCGCCGATGAGACCTCCGTCTCGGACTCGTCACGGAAAAGCATCAGGGCATCCTTCGCGCAGGCTGCGACCGTGGCCGGGCCGCTTTTCCTGATAACCCTGATCCTCTTCTGCCTTGCAGCCTGGCGAAAGGGGATGAAGTGACGATGCGCCGGCCTGCGATCGGGATCCTCGCGGTCCTGCTGCTGACGGTCGCCCTGGTCCCGGGTGCCGCTGCATTCGAGGTGAACTGGACGGACGTCTCCACCTTCGGCGTCACGGCACCGGAAGGGTATGCCATCTACCAGGTCAACCTCGACGGCCTGGACGCCGGCGTCACGACGATCACCCTCGATGCATTTGGCGAGCCCTATATCGTCGAAATCAACTGCACACGGTCGTTCTTATTCAATAGTCACTGGGATTTTATCGTCAGCATCACCTATCCTAACGGTACCGTCGTCAGCGAATCTCTCGGCACGCTGTCGATAGGTCAGGAATACAAAGTACGGCTGCAGTATTTCACCCCCGACCTCATCGATACCTTTCTGGATGTTGATATTTACATCGATATCCTCCCGAAATCAGTCAGCTTCATGGGGCCGGTGTTCCCCTCGAGGAGCTATCTCATCTTTCACTCGGTCACGGTGACGGCTCCCGATGAGATGAGTTATGCGAAGGTCTACATTGAAGATGGGGAAGGTCTCTCGAAGATCGTCGATCCGACCTACCAGATCACCTCATGGACCGGGAGCTTTTTCAGCTGGGCGTGGGGCTCGATCCTCTGGTTCGTCGAGAAGATCCCTGGTGTCGGCCCCTACTTCGCGATAGCGCTCGATATCCTCGTGGTCATCCTTGGCGAACTGATCTTTTACCTGAAATTCTTCTTCATTGAGGAGCCCGAGGTCACGGTCTGTCTCGTCGAGATCTTCTGTTTCGGCGAAGCGATGATCCACGGAGGCTCGATGGGCACCCTGCTCCGGCGAGCGGCCGAAAATCACGTCGCGATTTTTAAATTCCTGCTCTGGCTCGCTGAATGGTCGATTGGCATGGTCATGCTGATCATCAGGACCATCGCAGATGTCGTCAAGGCGCTTAAATTGATCTGAGGCTGCTGCTATGGAAACCTTCGAGATCGTACTCATGCAGGACGGTGCAATCGTGCTTCGGGTGTCGGCTCCGAACCCCCTCGCAGCACAATACCGTCTCATTAAACGAATCGACGAAAAATACCACCGACGCTACTATGGAGTGTGACATAACATGGGATTTTTACATCGCGGGACGAGCATCCCGACGCTCATCGTGAAGAAGGGAGGACGAAGCTACGAGCTCAAATACCTCACCCTAAACGGCGAACGAATATCGGATTCGATGGAAGGCAAAGAATATGCAGTGTCCTCGAAACCGGTCGAAATCTCGCAAGGGCGTAAGTCAGGGTACGGATACCTCTGTCACGAGGGCAAAGGGTGTACGATGGATGCCGTCGAAGACGCGACAGTCCTCTCCCTGAAAACCACCGCGACTCTCGTGTCGAACGTGATGGACTCCGACCTCTTCGCGATGGCGTGGCAGCTGAAACCAGGTCTCCGCATGGTTCTCGCGGCGTTCGTTATCGGCGTCGGTCTCGGCTTCATCGGAGGGCTAATCCTTTGACTGCAGAGAGCCAGGCGACGGAGGAGGAGAAGAAGGTCCTCGAGGGGAACGTTACTCAGTACTCTCGGGACCTGCAATGGTTCAAACGGACGGACAACCTCGTCGAGCTCAATAACGATGCCCTGGCTGACCTCGAGGAGATCCAGATCGTCGCGTGCTCGCTCATCGATGCACTCGACGGGGAGATCATCCCGGTCCCGGCCGTCAAGAAATTCAAAGACCGGTATGTATCGCTCACGCGGTCGCGGAGGCGGCTCGGCCGACAGGAATACGTCGAGGTCCTGAAACGCCGACCGAACTACGCGATGGTACCGGGCCCCTGGGCGGAGCAGGAGCAGGAAGACCGACAGGCAACGGGCGTCGTGGATCGCGTTAAGAACTGGTGGAATCGGGGAGGCCGATAGATGGCTGGTCCCGATCGCCCGAAGCTCTCGCTCGGGTACCACCTCGCCGAGGCCCTATTCAATCTCGGGTACAGCCAGGGAGGACCGATCTACCGCACTCTTTCGAAGAGCCGGCACGTCTACCGTATAGCCCGCGCGATGCTGAAAGGTCGAAAGAGCGAAGAGATTGCACAGCGGCTCGCAGACCTCAAAGGAGCCTCCTCCTACCTGAAAAAGGTGTACGAGCCCTCGCTCGATATCGAGCCGATGCCGACCGAGAAACGCATCGTCTTCGAGATGAAGCTCGACGAGTTCCAGGACGATCTGCTCGAGCTGATCGGTGACTACGATCTGGTGGACACCAAGATCCTGTCGGACGTGTACAACATGCAATGGCGGAAAAACCAGAATAAGGAGTGAGTCATGCCTCTACCTGAAATCTTCACCATGAGCAACGCTCTCCTGCAGCAGGTCGCTGCATTCAGTACCGCGTGCGGAATAATCATCGGGTACGCCATCGCCCGCACCGTGGATCGGGTCAGAGCCCGGCGCCAGGCACGGCAGCCCGTCGGCCCGTGAGCTATGCGGAAGAATCCGGAGGCCCTCTCCGACTACTGGCAGGAGCGGATCCGACGTGAATGGGTGATGCGACCAGGGCAGCACATCATGGAGATCGGCATCCCCGGGACCGGCAAGACGAACGGTCTTGCCTGGCTCGAGGAGGCCCTCGTCGAGCACGTGAAGAGCGTACAGGTCTGGTTCGACTGCTGCAAGTCATCCGAGATCCTCATGCTCTCGACGCTCGGGCCGGTCCAGGTCCTCATCCCAGCAGGGATGGAGCTCGAGATCCGGCACCTGAAGAAAGACCTGGACATCACGATCACCGAGGTAGAGGACCTCAAGGATCCCTGGCCGCTTCTCGAGCGGGACCGCATCAACGTGATTTCGTTTGAGCCCTATACCACGTCGCCGGCCGTCTTCGTCGGGCTGATGCGTGATCTCTTCGATGACCTCGTGAAAAAGGCCCAACGATACGCCCTCCCGACCCCGATGGATATCTTCTTCGACGAGTTTCACCGGGTGGCACCGTCGAAGGGATACGGCATCTTCGAGGACGACGACAAGCACGTCCAGAACATGATCGCCAATATCGAGCGGCTGCGGTCGAGCGAAATCAGGTTCGCCGTCTCCACCCAGGGATACAATAAAATCCACAAGGGCGTGCGAATGGCATTCAACTATTTCCTGGCTCGGAGGGGGACAGACGTCGATAATGGTAAAATGAAGCGGTACCTTCTCTTGCACGAGAAGCTGGAGACGGACGAAGCGGTCTTCTGGTTCGAGAATAAGGACTATTCCGACGTCCTGCACCTGCCCTTCTATGGCGACGGGAAGAACCTCGGCCAGGTCCGGTACCATGGGATCCTAAAGGAGGTTGAGAAGCCGACTGCATCCGCGAGCGAGCCGGCGGCTGCTGCAGGAGTCTCGGGAGCACAGTACCTCGAGCAGATGATCGCCAACCTTCGGACGGCGATCGAGGCCCTTCGCCAGCGGGGTGCACCGGAGAAGGAGATCGCGCTCCGGCAGCGCGACCTCTCTTTGCTCATGGCCCGGCGCGTGGTTCTTGGGGGAGAAGGAGAATGAGCTTCACCTATGATCTGCGGCGGATCTATAATGAGAGTCCATGGCTATTCTGGGTGCTCGCGATCGCCTGCATCCTCCTCCTCGCAGGACACCTTGAGCTGATACTCTTCTCGTGAGCGGCACCCCCTCACAGCCATAGACCGACCTCCCAGGATGCGCTGCAGTCGATTCTTTTCTGCGTGGTCGATACTTCCTTCGTCCGAGGGGGGTGAATCGATTCTAGGTGCCATAGAATGCGTTATAGAAGAGGTTTATATGCTCCTAGAGAGTCTCACCGATGAACGACATACAGACCGGGCAGACCCACCCGATCGGAAGGTACCTTTGATGTCCATCATCGCATCTCGGACGAATGTAGCTTCGTACCATCTTCACCCGTCCACCGTCTCGAGAACAGATGCTGCAGTGTGGCCTCGAGGTCATAGAATGCTATTTTAAGAGGGAGTAATATATAGGGATTAGCGTGTGATGCGCGAGTGATTCTGAAAACGAGATAAGAATTACTGCCAGTTGGTTTACACAGATATCTTATTCACTCTCTCCCTACTTACGATTGCTTTTATCTCCTCGTCGGGCGATATCGCTGTATGGATGCGATGACTGGGTTCCTCTCCCTCTACTCGAACCCCGGCACCCGGCGGACCTATGCCGGGCGGCTCAAAGCGTTTCTCGATTTTACGTATGGATCGCAGCGGTCCGGGCCTCGGGCTACCGAACAGGAGAATTTTATTTATGCAGACCTACTCGAGCAGTACCTGTCAAATGGCCGGAACTACCTCGATGACCTGCTCCGGTACGCTGCCGGTATGGGAGACCTCCCTCCGAACACGGCCACGATGCGGTTGAACTGCATCACGGAGCTCCTGGCGTACAGGGGTATCGAGTTCCGAAAATTTGATCTGAAACGGGTCGTGGCGAAGCTGCCGAAGGGCGGATCCCGGACCCTCGAGAAAGACCTCGATCACCAGGTCCTCAAAGCGATCTTGGATCACATGGACGTGCGGGGCCGTGCTCTGTACCTCACAATCGCATCGACCGGGATGCGGATGGGGGAGACACTCTCGATCAGGATCCCGAACGTGGACCTGGACGGCCGACCACCGGCGATCGATCTCCGGGGGGAGACGGTGAAGGGCGGGGTGTCGCGGTACGTCTTCATCACCGACGAGGCAGCTGCAGCGATCCGCGAGTGGCTGAAGGTCCGCGAGCAGAGCATGGCCCTCGCGGACCGGCGGTCTGCTGGTGTCATCGCTAGGGGGAAAGCTCGGGCCCGAGCTCCGGACGACGATCGATTATTCCCATTCTCGATGAAGACGGCCGAGTTGATCTGGGAGATCGCCTGCAGGGATGCCGGCCATCTCTCGATCGACGAGGCGACGAATCGCAAGCAGATCCATCCCCATATGCTCAGGAAGTTTTTCCGATCTCAGCTCTCCCTGAAAGTTCCCCGGGATATTGTCGAGGCCTTGATGGGTCACGAGGGATACCTGGACGATGCCTATCGGCGGTACCCTCGAAGGCAGATGGCAGAGTTCTACCTGAAAGGGCAGTCGATGCTCACGATATCGGTCCCTAAGGAGATCCTGGATATGCAGACCGATTACGAAGACCGGATGAACCTGCAACGGGAGACGAACGAGCGGCTGCTGAACCAGAACTATAAACTGCAGAGCGAGGTGGACCAGCTCAGGGCAGAGGTCGCGGAGGCCCGAGCGATGGCCGAAGAGGTGATCGAGATCGGTAAAGTGTTGAGATTGGCGAAATAAAAGGACGAATAAGAAACGATTTCAATAATCGGAGGATTAATTCCCCGCTATGAGGTGCGATCTTCTCGTTACCGGCATCCTGATGGTGGGTGCCGGCTGTTATGTCTTTTTTGTGATGCATTGGCAATTTATTTCGATTTTTCCTTTGACCCAGGCGGGAGGGATGTTTTTGATTATTGCAGGCATCCTTGTCGGACTTGCAGGAGCGGTATCGAGAGATGTACCTAAAAAGGAGAATTACACCACAAATCTGCCAGTTGATTTGATAGTCCGTCGTAATACTTCGGATTACATTTCAGAAGTTTTATATTCGATTGTATTCCATCGGAATATATGGTCCGTAAGACCACGGTGAATTTAGAAGATCGCTATGATGAGATCGTTAAGAGGGCGATTGATTCCGGGTTCTTTAAGGACCAAACTTCGGTTTTTAATTTCGGCTCTCGAGCTTTTGAATCGCCATCAGAATCTCGGTGTGAACGGGGACACTTTCGCCCCGTCTGACCCGACCATTGAAGTAAAATCAGAGTGAGGTTTCGACGATGGAAATAACCATCATTGAAAAAGCGAGATACGAGGGCATCCTGAATGCCGGCGTCGTTTTCCTCGCAGCAGGAATCTGCCTCGTTATTGCAGCCGTCTTCGGCATTCCTTGGAATGATTTCGGCGATGGCTATACCGCCGGGATGATCGGCGGAGGGGTGGTCCTCGTGGTATGGAGTAAAATCGGAATACGCCGATTAATGAGACCCGTTTATGGTGAGGTGAAACCATGATCGAGATTTCGAAAAAAGCACTCGAGCTCTTCGAGAAGCATGATCCTGAAGCACATCAGAAGATCATGCAGTGGAAAGCACAGGGAAAAGTAAGAATTGTTGAACGGAGCGTGATTCGATGCCCGACGAGGAGCGTTTTGTGAGTGGCGCCCCGAGCCCAAACCGCCAAGTAAGGGAGCAGGGGAACGCCACCAAACTAAGCGCCTCGCAGAGGCAAATACCTTCTGTAGAGAGCGATTCGACTTTTGGACCGCTTGCAGCGCGCGCGGGGATTTCGGTGCCGCGCAGGAAGCCTATGCCGGCCCGGTCCATCCGGAGGTGCGCGTGATGGGTAAGGCTCGTGTCTACCTTCGCGTGGCGAAGGATCCTCAGGGTGGGTATGTTTCCCAGGCGTCCAAGGCGATGACGGCCGAACCACTTCGCCGTTCGCAAACGAAAGGGGCACCGTTCATCCCGACCGTCTTCATGACGCTCGATCTGGATATCCCGGACGAGGCCTTCCAGCCGCCGAGCGTCCATGTCGCGCTCCAGGTCCCGAAAGAGGCCGTCTTCCCCTGTGTCCAGGTCATCGACTCGCTGAAGATCCTCGAGGAGAAGAGTGCAGCTGCTGCGAACGGGAAAGTGTCCCCGCAGGAGGGATCGTGATGCCCATCCGGACGGAGACGGAGATCCGCGATCTCCTCGAGAGGACGGTCGCCCGACAGGCGAGCGTGGCGCCGACCTCCGAGACCGGGATGCTCCTCCACGAACGGTCGAGCATTCTCCGATGGGTCCTCGAGGAGAAGGGTGTCGTCGTTCGCGTGATCCAGGAAGAGCGGGGGCTGTGCTCATGAAGTGCCCCGACTGCGGCCGCGAGATGGGGATCGGGTCTCCCCATGATATCGACTGCGATGGACAGTGGGAGTGCCACGAGTGCGGCACCATAATCCCATTTAGCGTGCTCGCGATCCTCGTGGCGGTGAGCCCGTTATGATGCCGTCGCAGCCTCTCCCCGACAGCGACCCCGAGCGCCGCGCATCCATCTTCGACGAGCTCCGGAGAGTGTATGGTCTCCACCAGTACCGGGATCTCGAGACGGTGCCGGCCGGTAGACCCTCGGGAGGATCCTGATGCAGCCGGTACCGAGGATCCTCGCCAGGCTCGTCTGCGATCGGTGTGGAGTATGGCACCGTATCACGCTCGAGCAGGGATCGGACCTGAAGGCCGGTTCGAAGATGTGGGCGCCCTGCTCCGACTGCCAGACCAGGACGGTGCATCGTATCTGCAGCGACCGGTCGACGCCGGCGGAGGTGAGCTAGAGTGGGTCGTAAGGAAGATCTTCGCCGGATGTATTTCTATGCCGGCAGGGACCCCGATGCCCCTCCATTCACGGCGAGGA
This window encodes:
- a CDS encoding tyrosine-type recombinase/integrase, with protein sequence MDAMTGFLSLYSNPGTRRTYAGRLKAFLDFTYGSQRSGPRATEQENFIYADLLEQYLSNGRNYLDDLLRYAAGMGDLPPNTATMRLNCITELLAYRGIEFRKFDLKRVVAKLPKGGSRTLEKDLDHQVLKAILDHMDVRGRALYLTIASTGMRMGETLSIRIPNVDLDGRPPAIDLRGETVKGGVSRYVFITDEAAAAIREWLKVREQSMALADRRSAGVIARGKARARAPDDDRLFPFSMKTAELIWEIACRDAGHLSIDEATNRKQIHPHMLRKFFRSQLSLKVPRDIVEALMGHEGYLDDAYRRYPRRQMAEFYLKGQSMLTISVPKEILDMQTDYEDRMNLQRETNERLLNQNYKLQSEVDQLRAEVAEARAMAEEVIEIGKVLRLAK